A region from the Corylus avellana chromosome ca7, CavTom2PMs-1.0 genome encodes:
- the LOC132188004 gene encoding receptor-like protein 15, producing MKQFLSRMEWPSFVKALLWGLLVFLQFHQHRGCFHEERIALLELKAFLKSNIIHADVLPSWMDDAKSDCCSWERVTCNSTNSHVINLSLYNLNHDPYYYENRDHHEYSYYENRWLLNVSMLVPLKELKSLNLSANSIGGCLPNEGFEKMSSLRNLRILDLGYNYFDNNSILQSLGAVTSLETLILTQNKLQGYFPAQELIALRNLNKLDISWNYYNGSLPLQGFERLALLPKLEILNLGSNSFDWSIIPSLSGLASLNTLSLGGNHLGRCNTTTGFESLSRLANLETLDLSDNYLNRSIIESLPAIKSLKNLNLQWNEIRGSFPIKGISAFENLEKLDLSHNWLNSSLRIQGSESLSRLENLETLYLSFNHFDKSIIESLSAVKSLKNLNLASNYMEGSFPAKELSAFENLEKLDLGGNGLNSSLTIQGNERERHTLKF from the exons atgaaacaaTTTTTGTCAAGAATGGAGTGGCCTAGTTTTGTGAAAGCTTTGCTGTGGGGTTTACTTGTGTTTCTTCAATTTCATCAGCACAGAGGCTGCTTCCATGAAGAGAGGATTGCTCTGCTTGAGCTGAAGGCGTTTCTGAAATCCAATATTATTCATGCAGATGTTCTTCCCTCATGGATGGACGACGCAAAGAGTGATTGTTGTAGTTGGGAGAGGGTCACGTGCAACTCCACCAACTCTCACGTCATCAACCTTTCCCTCTACAACTTAAACCATGATCCTTATTACTATGAAAATCGTGATCACCATGAATATAGTTATTATGAGAACCGTTGGTTGCTAAACGTGTCAATGTTGGTGCCATTGAAGGAGCTAAAAAGTCTTAATCTATCCGCCAATTCAATTGGTGGTTGCCTACCAAATGAAG gATTTGAGAAGATGTCGAGCTTAAGGAATCTGAGAATTTTAGACCTTGGTTATAACTACTTCGATAATAATAGTATTCTACAGTCTTTGGGTGCAGTGACATCGCTTGAAACTTTGATTCTTACTCAGAATAAGTTGCAAGGATACTTTCCTGCTCAAG AGTTAATTGCATTGAGAAACTTGAACAAGCTAGATATAAGCTGGAATTACTATAATGGTTCCCTACCACTGCAAG GTTTTGAAAGGCTAGCACTACTTCCAAAGTTGGAGATATTGAACCTTGGTTCTAATTCCTTTGATTGGAGCATTATACCATCTCTAAGTGGACTTGCGTCTCTTAACACATTGAGTCTTGGAGGAAATCATTTGGGAAGGTGCAATACAACTACAG GTTTTGAAAGCTTGTCAAGATTGGCGAACCTGGAGACCTTAGATCTTAGTGACAACTATTTAAACAGAAGCATCATAGAATCATTGCCTGCAATCAAATCCCTTAAGAATCTGAATCTTCAATGGAACGAAATAAGAGGATCTTTTCCAATCAAAG GAATATCGGCTTTTGAAAACTTGGAGAAGTTGGATTTAAGTCATAATTGGCTCAATAGCTCTCTGAGAATCCAAG GTTCGGAAAGCTTGTCAAGATTGGAGAATTTAGAAACCTTATATCTTAGTTTCAACCATTTCGACAAAAGCATCATTGAATCATTGAGCGCAGTCAAATCCCTTAAGAATTTGAATCTTGCTTCGAATTATATGGAAGGATCCTTTCCTGCCAAAG AATTATCAGCGTTTGAAAACTTGGAGAAGTTGGATTTAGGTGGTAATGGGCTCAATAGCTCCCTGACAATCCAAGGTAATGAGAGGGAGAGACACACACTcaagttttaa